The following DNA comes from Hordeum vulgare subsp. vulgare chromosome 3H, MorexV3_pseudomolecules_assembly, whole genome shotgun sequence.
AGATTTCTTCGAAGCTTTCCGCCCGGTAACGTAATCTGTTTCCTCTGGGGGTTGGGCAGTATTGGTTTTAAGTGTTTTTTTTTGCGGAAGAGGTACCGGTTTTAAGTTGGGCTCTAATTTGTTTGCGGGGTATGTGTTTAGGGGCTGAATCAACGAAACATGTTTAAGGAATCAGTAATGGCATAATCGGATAACGGGTAAAATAGTATTGAACCAAACACATCCCCATTGTTTTTTGTCACCAAACGAAGAACTTTTTTGGTAACTCGGCATCTTGCTCACATCTACACTATAAAAGAACGAAGAGGTAGATCCAACTTAAAATCTAAAGCATCTAATCATGTAATCTCCCCGTGCCCCGCCACCGCCGGTTCTCCTTTCCCGCCCTGCCACCGTCGGGGAGTGGGCTCTGCTGCTGCGCCCTGCCACTGCTGAAGACGGTCCCGTCCTGGAGGCGAACAATCACATTGGTGTTGATGATGGTTCAGAGCGGCGGGCGACCCAAAAGAGGGAAATACCCAAAAGAGGTATAATCTTGAGTAATTGCCTCTTTTTTATATGATTGAGGAGGTATCTATATTCTTTTGTTTCAGGTATTATCAGGAgtcataagaaagaagaagatggtATTGATCgaatcatcttattttcaggtatAATCAGGAttcataagaaagaagaagaatgccATCTTCCCCTCAATTACTTTTTTGTGTTGTTTGTTTCTTGGATATAATATGGAGAAATTGTATGTTATCCTGGATAACTCAATACTACGATTTTTTAGTGTACAAAAAAGTTAGGTTTCACTTGGTTAAGCAACATTTGAGATTATTCTATCACTATTATGGATTATTTTCTATATTTCTTCTTTCCTGATTATCTTCCTTTTACTGAGGATTGCAGCTAAATGTGCTCCTTTTTACCGCAAGGGAAATGATCATTTGAGTTATTTTATTTCAATTATATTGTAATAGAGCTTCCAGTGGTCCTCCTACATGATTGCATCCGATGTACTCTCAAAATACCCAATTATCCTGAAAGAAAGCATTAGAAAGTTATATAAAGATAAATACGAATGGGTGTATTATTTGAAGAAGAACACAAGTTTGACCTCCTTTTGTAATAAACAAATCCAGACACATCAATTGCAAATGTTCAGGTTAGTGAAGTTTGTGAAGACGATGTTCATGGAGAATCGATGTTGAAATTTGTTTGCAATATCATCTACTTTCCATACTTGTTTATTGGCCTAGAGAATCCATATGTACGGCTTGCATTGCCAATGATTGTACTGTTTTTCCTTTTTATGTATGGTATTAACCGCAAAGATTCACACGTATGCTGTGAGCTATGTTGGGGCCAAGTCTGGAAATCTCTTGAAACTCAGAGGAGGTGAGGCGTGTATTTATGCAAATTGCACAAAAGAACTTTATTCTTTCACTGTATTATAACCTGCACATTAATTTGTGTTTTTTGATTAATTTATCTACAACAGTTTATCAGTTACTGTTCAGAATTTATTTATCTTTGATCTGATATAAGAGGTAATCTCTCTGTTCCATAATTCTTGTCGTGACAAAACTCAAgtttagaatacttttgggcaACTCAAGTTGGGGTTTAGCAAAATTGTATTGATGATCTCCTTTGAACATATATCATTTTCAATTTctctgtttttttcttgttttgcagCCAACATTGGTAGTGAAATGACATAATATATAGAGATAATGTGATGTGCCGATGACATGTAACATTTTTCTTATTTCTCACCTAATTTGTAGTTTATTTTATATTCATTTATAACCTTTTTCTTATTTAAAATGTGCTTACTGGAATTTGTCATCAGGGAGTCTGCATGCGTGGCTGCATTTGTCATCAGTGAATATAAATTGTTCGGATCCAATGCAAGCTGCCGAAAGTTTGGAAGCTATCGCTGTCCTTAATTAATATTCcagtgaatttatttattttattccaaCACTACAAATTATCATGAAATTGTGGATCACTATCCCGCCCTGGTAAAGTTGAAGTTGCTGCAGGAGAATCCCCTGGCCGGGAGGTACGGGGTGAAGCTGAGCGTCTTCTTGTCGTTGTCGAGCACCACCAGCTTGTTCTCCATCTGGAACCCGCCGATCACCACCGCCGGCGTCGCGCCCGTGCTGCCAGACTGGACGAACGCGAAGCACGCCGTGCCGCTGTTCACCTGCGCCATGGAGTTCCCCCCCACCACCGTGAAGTTCGTCCCGCCCTCCAGCATCACGTCCACCTGCGGCACGGAGTAGCCCGACAGCGTCGGCGACAGCTTGGACGAGTCGTAGCACAGCTCGAACGGCGCCACCGCCGCGACCTTCGCGCTGGATCCCATGGCGCGGTCGAAGGCCGTGATGAAGGGGCGGTACACGTCGCTGCGGAGCTGCGCGTAGGGGGTCGTGCTCGAGAGGCCGACCACGAGCGCGCCGGAGCCGGACACGGCCACGCGCGTACCGTCGATGGCGATGCCGTTGGTCGCCGACACGAAGTATCCGGGGTTCCCGGCGAAGGGCTGGCGGAGCGGGACGCCGTCGGAGAGCAGCGTGGTGATGGCTGGCCGGTCCGCCGGGGGCGCGAGGAAGAACGGGCCGCCGCCGAAGATGGCCGCGCCCACGCCGTCGCTTGGAAGGCAGAGCGCGAACGAGTTGGACACCTTCTGCGTGCTGGATACCTGGGCCGGGAACGAGGAGCCTGAGCGAGCGAGCCCCGCGACGCCGACGGAGCCTGAGGGTGCCGCCGCGCAGGTGGCGGTGGCGGCGAATGAGACCGGGGACAGCGGGTTGCTGCCGTCGGTGGAGTTGGCCGAGAGCGTCACGGTCGTCGTCTGCCCGCTGCACGGCGTCGTGATGGCCGGCGCGGAGAGGTCAAAGACCAGTGGGCGGCCGGCGCTGAGGGGCGCCGTGTAGAGCGCCGTGGAGGCGCCGCCCTTGGTTACCTTGGTGAGCAGAGGCTTGCCGACGGTCGCCACCGTGGAGGCGGCGAGCAGGAGGAGCACCAGAACTGGCTTGGACTGCAACATTTTGGGcttgtgttgtgttgtgttgtgttgGAAGCTTGGAATCGAAATCAATGCCGATGCTGTGATGGAAGGCACGTACGTACGTGCATCCCCTATATACACGCTTGATCTGGAATCAGATTCACCAATGCATGCATGTCTCGACAGCATTTGTCGCCATCAATGTTGCCTAACGAACCAGAGTTGCAATTTTCTACGTTATCGATCATAGTCGCACACGATTATTCTCGTTTGAAATCCTGCTCCTTGTACATTGGTTGCTAGCTAGACATTGCAGCTATTCGGCGCTCTTCTTGTTCTGTGTTTACATGTGCAATACTCATGCTGTAGCATCTTGTCTTGGTATATATACTATTGTTTACACTGAAACAAAGTATTGTATGACACTAGTATTCCCATAGCATGTTGTAGACCCATGTCTAAATTTAAATATGTTGATATTGGGCTTGTTTCGAATAGCTCACCATGAAAAagtcaaataaaaaaatgaatttattttttcatAAAACAATTGAAGGATATGGTGATATATTTGTTTGTAGTGTAATTTTATTTTGACAAGCTAATAGTATAGACACCATCAGCTTCTCCTAGCCGTATTATCGTCAGACGTGCAAAGGCTATAGGGAATCTAGCAGTCGCATGGGAAAGAGAAGGGTTGGGACCCGGTGTGGGCCTGGGTGCGTTGATCCACAAGatgcagtgatggtgatgatattGGTTGTGCGTCGCTGATCTCGTCCACCGAGGGGACCGCCTGCGCTGGATCTCGTCACCCAAGGGAGGAGAAGGCCCCGCCGCCGCTGATGCCGACCGGGCTTTGCCCGGCGACGCGTCCGAACGGCAGCGAGGAGGAGAGGTTGGAGGAGAAGGGCGGCCCCGGTGGTGCTAGGGTTTCCCACCCCGGTCGCCCGCGGGAGAGACACGAGAGGGGAGGGGAAAGGTTGGTCAACGGAACCGAACGAtctttttttcttcaacagtggGTTGCTGCCGTCGGTAAAGTTGGCGGAGAGCGTCACTGTCATCGTCAGATCGCTGCACGGCGTCGTGATGGTCGGGGCAGAGGTCGATGACGAGCGGGCGGCCCACGCTGAGGCGCACCGTGTACATGATAGTGGACCCTCCGTCCTTGGAGTGGGGGTGGTCCAACGAACGAGCTCTTTTATGGTACCTTAAATTGAATACAGGGCGTCCATTGACAAGTATCCAAGGGTAGGTATTTACTTATACCGGTGAAACTGGAACAGCAGTATCGGTAGTACTGTGTGTCTCCCGTCCACCGGTATACGTGATCAGCTCACGAAATAGATCGTCCGTATGGTTGAGCGCCCCAGCATCACTCTTACTGTGTTTCGTGATTAACGGCGACAACGCATGCCAAACCACCCCACGTCGCGGACGAGCTCCCCGTCGTTGACGACGAGACGGTCTTGCGGTGGACGGAGAGCTGCGGCTAGGAGAGTGCCGGAACGCGGCAGAACCTTGGCTATTTTTTGCTAACCATGCCCTCGCACACTCATGGTCGCCTTTTGTTATTTTACtacccctcctcttcctcgtctcTTCATGGCCTGTATCACGCTCTATTTTGGCCGGAGCTCGTGGGACGTGGAGCTGCTCGTCTATCTTTGTTGTGAGGCCGACGACCACTGATCATGTCATGTGCTCTAACGCTCACCCAGACATGACTCAATTTGCTCATCGGCGTGCACCATCCATTCCAACATATTGGCCGACCAGAGCAATCCCATTTGCGGCAATCCCATTTGCGAGTTTTTACCGTCAGGTTCTTTGAACAAGAAGTGTCTGTACTACCTTTAACAATGAACGGTGGGATCACACATATACTGCTCCCTCTCACTAGTAGCAGTATAGGGTACCCTAAAAACTCTCCCAACCAATGCATGACGGTCAAATGTTATCTTAGATCAATGATGACCAATCCATGTGTGGTCAACGTTGCTTAACGAACTAGTAGTGTTCCAATTTTGTACGTTATCGATCATAGTCGACAAGTCATAGATGATTCTTGTTCAAAGTCCATACGAGATTATCCAAGATCTTGCACGTGTGCATTAACTGGTAGCTAGACTTTGCATGCGTTTCTGTGTGTGTGTATTTATTCTTGATACTTCTAGTCTAAAAAATCCCACATCCACGTAAATATACGTGATCCTGTACGTAAACGTCCTACTTCAACTCTTTCCACCCTGTTTCCTCTCTGAAGTATGAACTCAGCTGGTGGCCGGCCCTTCAACCTCTAATTCTGTTCAACAAAAAGATGCCAACCAGAGTTCAATTTATTTTAGACCTTGGATGATGTGCGTTTAATAAGAAAAGACGTTTTCGTCGACTACGAAGACGTCTATAACGACTTCATAAATCTAAAAATAATATACCGGCTCAGTCTCTCGAATATACTCATAGAGATAAAGTGTGTTTGTATGCGTTCATAGACATGAGTGTATGTCCGTGTATGTGAATGACTTTGGTTGTACTCCgtttagaaaataaataaaaaagatgaCAACTAGGCTATTACGTAGACGTAGAATTGCTCTGCTAGTCGAGTTCTTGTGTGTTTACATTTCTTTTTTGCAAACTAAGTAACCACTGATATGTTTCCATCACATGTGTTGGTCAAGACAAGATGAAAGCACCTGGTGTCGGCGTCGGTCGTACGTGCCTAACTCGAAGTCTCGAAAACGTACGTGCGTTTGGCTGGCGGACGCCGAACCACAAACCATGCGATTGTTTAACAACGAATTGAAGGAGGGTCCATTCCGTTTCTATGGCACCAGCATTCAGAAAAACCACTACCTACACGGCAGGGTAGCGTCGTCCATGCAAGTTTGTAAATGATGTGTATGCATGGTAGACATGTCCATGCTTATCCGTCAGATGGTTTGACTAGTTCTGTAGCTATGTTTGTCTGGAACCCGAGATCCCTGGACACATCCCGTGCCAAGCCATGAAGGCGCATTTGGGTGCTTTCTCGGTGTAGTCTGGTCCAGCGGAACCTGTTTCAGTAGAGGTTCTTTAGAACAACTCCAACAGCTGCGGTAAACTAGCGCCGCGCCTAAATTAGGCCGTTTTAGCGCGCGCAATGCGGCGGGTGGCTtcagcgggcgcgcaaaaacgACGCGCGCGGCATATGCAGTTCAGCGCGTTGGCCGAAACTCAATCGCGCGCCGCTTATTTGCTGCGCCAGCTCCCGCGGGCTGGACTCTCGCGCGCTCGCTCTCCCACTCCCGCTCGCTCTTCCACTCCCGCTCGCTCTCCCACTCCTACCCCCCATCCGGccgcgcttccccggcctatccccgcgccgtcgccgccgcccgcgccccccgacgaccgttcaggcgcttccccggcctatccccgcgccgccgccgctgcccgcgccccccggcgaccgttcaagcgcttccccggcctatccccgcgccgccgccgctgcccgcgccccccggcgaccgttcaagcgcttccccggcctatccccgccgccgtcgccgcccgcgccccccagcgaccgttcaggcgcttccccggcctatccccgcgccgccgccgctgccccccccccggcgaccgttcaagcgcttccccggcctatccccgccgccgcccgcgccccccagcgaccgttcaggcgcttccccggcctatccccgcgccgccgcgcgTCCGCCCCACCCCTTCCTAGTcatgctttggtacatcatgcacgcttgtgtgatcatgcacaacatgatcatcgagaatgagcgtggccaagatttagactactcacagtatgagctcttgggacatcccgtgcgagtgcgacggagggctgtaagggtagcccgttttgttgcctcctatcatgccattcggcgtcccgcaacgcacaatgaacttcagaaggatctgattgaagagtggtggACATGGCATGGACGAGAAAGAGCATGATTTCTGCATTTGacattgtattgttcatgaactattagttgtgtttattgcattatttgttgtactgaacgataaactatttgtttgagttgtaatgactatttattgttgatttattttgtttttttgatcatttttgttcctattttttgaaatgtatatgtggtttgtgcgTGTTGCGCGCGCTGTATTTTTGGGGGCTGCTGAAACCGCGCTCTGCATTATAGCGCGGTCGTTGGAGCCAGCGCTGACAACCGCGCTAAACCAGCCAAAGCGCGCGCGGCAAACAGATTTTTTGCGCGCGGCGCAAAGCGCgggtgttggagatgctcttaggtgtATACAGGCCTAGCTCGCATCCTCGATGTCTAAATTGGAATAAGCCCAGCATgcatctgaaaaagggtcaatctCTAAGTATACCTTGCGAGCCATGCCGAGGATGGTTTAAGTTTCGTGCCGACTAGTTTCTACGTGCAAGCTAAGCAACCAAATAACTCACTACTTAGCCCATCAGAATCTGGTTGGCCTTGATGGACATGATAACGCCGCGTCGGCACGACATGTAATACTTTCATCCTCGTGTTAAATTGGATGGCAAAGCGATTGCCATCCGATCGAGCGTCGTAAGGTCGATGCGAGGATAATCATTCCAGCTTCCATTGCATTTGTAAATTCCATATACAAGATCTAATCGTTGTAATGATAAGAATAGTCCGTCCACGCAGGCACAAAGTTCAGCTTCCATTGCATCTGTACATGAAAAAAGTTCCCTCCAAGGCGAAAAAATTGCATTGCTTGTGTTGTTTCGGAGAATCACTCCAGCTCCAGCACTCCTATCTAACGTGCAAGAACCATCGCATATTTAACTTTACTTATCCTTGAGGAGGGACAACCCACTTATAAATCTGATCAGACACAACCCCAACATGTTTCGGAACTGCACCATAATCGACCACAACAGTACCCTTTCCTTTTACTGCATTACATATAGTAGCTTCATCAATCTATCTATATCAATATAAAAAGACCCAAATAAGCAGTAGATCCAATTAATCTCAACCATCAAAGAAAGTCAATCCAATGATTTAAATTTCTTCAATGCCGAGTGCTCAACATTTTaacattgcaatcaatatcatttCTAATCATATAATTAACATGCAATTAATATTCTACCTAATATCATCATGCAATAAACATCCTACCAAATATCAACGTGCATTGCACATACTTATTTACTAGTACCAATTACTGAATCCAAATAGCTGGACAAAATATATTTGACACATCCATCAGTGATAAGCGTTTGTAGTGAAGAACTTCATTCCTATTATACCATCGGTGCCTCAAAGTGAGCCAGAAGCATGAATCTCTCGAAATCAGGAAGAAACTCCAGGGTTTGAAGAAGCCATTCCTTACTAGATTTTTGAAGCTCTCCAGGGTGAGGTAATCTAAAAATTGAGCATCATGCACAATCATGCACCTACACAATACGTGAAATGTGTGCTCCAGTTCACGATCATAAATTGGACAAAGTTCTATTATCTCAAGTCCACTTTTCTTCTTATCCGGCCATATTGTAAGATAATCAAATACCACACGCCAAACAAATTTTCCAACATTGGCGGTACATTCATTCTCCATATAAGATCCCAGCACTTCTATCTACCATCGGGCACAAAACTTGAAGACATTTCCATAGTCCTGCATGATACCTCAGAAACAAAGTTATAAGTCGGCCGTACTGAAGAAGTGCCTAGCTTCCCTGGGCGTCAAGCAAGGACATCGTAAGGTTGTATTGGGGGCGCCCGAATTTTGAGTATCTCTTCAGTATCGCATGGAAGAAAGTATGGTACTAGAAAAAGACATGTAAATATCATTCATGAATTAGCTTACTGGCTTATGATTTCCAGGCTTGCACCTTTCAAATATGAAGAGAGAAATCAAATATCGAGGCACATAGCCCTGCTAAACATGCTCTAGTCTTTCTGAGATGCGTCATGTGTAGCTCATTCAGCTTCTGGTCCTTAATTGTATTCAGATGAACATTATTATTGATTAATAAAATGAAGTGTGCTTAGCCTAAAGAAATCAGCTCGAGCAAGCCCGTGCACCCTTAGACCGCCTATGGAGATCACACCGACACAATGCGTGTTTGGGTGATCAAAGTTGTGAACTCGTTCAATCTCGGAAAAATAAGTTGTGAACTCGAGATGTTGCTGCAGGACCCAAAAATTTACAGTTACAAGCAAGTGCGGGGGCACTGACCTATCAAGTCTTGCCACCCGCTCGTTTTGTATTGCGATTCGCGCTATAGTTGAATCCTTCGAAGGACCTAAGTGCCCTCGCATATTAAAAAAATCACTCAATAAGTTTTAAGTTACAGTGATAAAAAGACGGCACGAAGGACCTGAGTGCCCTCGCACATGCATGCCCTAAATCCTCACCCTTTAAGGACCCtggatttctctctctctctctctccctctcccctccccctccccctctccctctccctctccctctctctctctctctctatgtgtgtgtgtgcgcctCGCCGATCTACCATGTCATGTTGCAaagtcttttgtgtttgtgtactgATTACTAAGAGCAACTCTTGTAGATTcatcattgttggaaatataagcaatttaccataggatttaTTATAGGAAAAGCTAGAATAAACATAAGCATCATAATAAAGACGGAAGAAGGCATGCAATATAGAGATAAAATGACAAAAGAtatgtgcacatatgatctagaaaagaacatatgtgtaactgttctatatagacaaggtatcatatgaagtgatgaacAGAAACGTAAAACGTTCAGCTTCACCGAGTGGACTTTCGTATATCAGTGGTGCGTGTTGAAATTTTTgttcggctcattcccgcggcgcggcgcgtcgtgacgaggcggggcgggcggcggaggaggaggagcgcgcgtgtatgtctctcttgttctcaagctcatacatgtgtggaaacatcctcccttataagaagGTCCAACTCcctctaaactagcaatgtgggactaaacatttccacctcttgccttgcacaaatgggctgcgtgggcctctaggatttaataGGAATTATATATTGGGTTGGCCCAAATAATCGTacaaaattccagcaatcccccaccagatcccagaGGCAAACACaaatttgcctttggttccaaaacactgttttatataccgatatTGAAGTgaagactgttaagttgaacttccacctagaactctatgctacactagtaagcaactt
Coding sequences within:
- the LOC123439244 gene encoding chitinase CLP-like; amino-acid sequence: MLSRHACIGESDSRSSVYIGDARTYVPSITASALISIPSFQHNTTQHKPKMLQSKPVLVLLLLAASTVATVGKPLLTKVTKGGASTALYTAPLSAGRPLVFDLSAPAITTPCSGQTTTVTLSANSTDGSNPLSPVSFAATATCAAAPSGSVGVAGLARSGSSFPAQVSSTQKVSNSFALCLPSDGVGAAIFGGGPFFLAPPADRPAITTLLSDGVPLRQPFAGNPGYFVSATNGIAIDGTRVAVSGSGALVVGLSSTTPYAQLRSDVYRPFITAFDRAMGSSAKVAAVAPFELCYDSSKLSPTLSGYSVPQVDVMLEGGTNFTVVGGNSMAQVNSGTACFAFVQSGSTGATPAVVIGGFQMENKLVVLDNDKKTLSFTPYLPARGFSCSNFNFTRAG